Proteins encoded within one genomic window of Ovis aries strain OAR_USU_Benz2616 breed Rambouillet chromosome 1, ARS-UI_Ramb_v3.0, whole genome shotgun sequence:
- the LOC101116371 gene encoding keratin-associated protein 13-1 — MSYNCCSGNFSSRSLQDHLRYSGSSCGSSFPSNLVYSTDLCSPSSCQLGSSLYSQETCCEPIRTQTVVSRPCQTSCYRPRTSTFSSPCQTTFPGSLAYRSSSCSSLSSGSRSCYSVGCGGRGFRRLGYGICGFPVLSSGSGFCRPTFFASRSCPSSCYRPTCGSVFY; from the coding sequence ATGTCCTACAACTGCTGCTCTGGAAACTTCTCCTCCCGCTCCCTCCAGGACCACCTGCGCTACTCAGGCTCCTCCTGTGGCTCCTCCTTCCCCAGCAACCTGGTCTACAGCACTGACCTCTGCTCTCCCAGCTCCTGCCAGCTGGGCTCCTCTCTCTACAGCCAGGAGACCTGCTGTGAGCCCATCAGGACCCAGACTGTGGTGTCCCGTCCCTGCCAGACGTCCTGCTACCGCCCGAGGACCTCCACGTTCTCCAGTCCCTGCCAGACGACTTTCCCTGGGTCTCTGGCCTATAGgtccagcagctgcagctccctgAGCTCTGGATCCAGAAGCTGCTACTCAGTGGGCTGTGGAGGCCGTGGCTTCAGACGCCTGGGTTATGGAATctgtggcttccctgtcctgagcAGTGGATCTGGATTCTGCCGGCCAACCTTCTTTGCCTCCAGGAGTTGCCCCTCTTCCTGTTACAGGCCAACCTGTGGATCTGTCTTCTATTGA